A stretch of the Planktothricoides raciborskii GIHE-MW2 genome encodes the following:
- a CDS encoding SnoaL-like polyketide cyclase, which produces MSNSHPDSTLPLWVQDRDTVIANDTGVIWRDGNRPDYSENNQVFQKESKRNHVEGSLEAITQNLVRTFELEASNKTDPHQWLSVVSEKFRMSTNGGPQYTAQEISERGTYNLFLGDTEHYKSSEETFESSWKIVTEAFPKGFLWEVIEVLAGPPKVVFKWRHWGTFIGKFKDYSPTGETIEIVGITIAHVNEELKLEAVEHFFDNSEFLHKLTAGGCPFH; this is translated from the coding sequence ATGAGCAACAGTCATCCCGATTCAACTCTACCATTGTGGGTGCAAGACCGCGATACAGTCATCGCGAATGATACTGGAGTAATATGGCGTGATGGAAACCGTCCAGATTATTCAGAAAATAATCAAGTTTTCCAAAAAGAAAGCAAAAGAAATCATGTAGAAGGTTCTTTAGAGGCGATCACGCAAAATTTAGTCAGAACTTTCGAGTTGGAAGCATCCAATAAAACCGATCCTCATCAGTGGCTGTCTGTAGTTTCCGAAAAGTTTCGCATGAGTACCAACGGCGGCCCACAATACACGGCGCAAGAAATTTCTGAACGGGGCACCTATAATCTATTTCTGGGTGATACGGAACATTATAAATCCTCCGAAGAAACCTTTGAATCATCCTGGAAAATTGTCACAGAAGCTTTTCCCAAGGGCTTTCTCTGGGAAGTCATAGAAGTATTAGCCGGACCGCCCAAGGTTGTTTTCAAATGGCGACACTGGGGAACCTTTATCGGCAAATTCAAAGACTATTCTCCCACCGGAGAAACGATCGAAATTGTGGGAATCACGATTGCTCATGTCAATGAAGAATTGAAACTTGAAGCGGTAGAACACTTTTTTGATAACAGTGAGTTTCTCCATAAATTAACTGCCGGTGGCTGTCCTTTTCACTAG